The Candidatus Cloacimonadota bacterium genomic interval TTTTTTATATAGACAGAATATTTGATTAAATATTTTTTTAGAGAAAGAGATAAAAAATGAATAAATTAATCTATGTCGTTGATGATGAACCTGATATTCTAGAACTTTTACTAATTAATATCAGTAAAGCCGGATATGAAGTTTCTGCTTTTGAAGATTCGGTTTCTTTTTTGGATAGATTAAAAACCAAATTACCCGATTTGATTGTTTTAGATATAATGCTTCCGGAAATTGATGGTTTTGAAGTTTGTAGAATTATTAGAAACTCAGAATTATGGAAAGAAATTCCAATCATAATGCTAACCGCCAGAGATGATGTGATGGATAAAGTTCTAGGCTTAGAATTTGGAGCTGATGACTATATGGTGAAACCTTTTTCCCCGAGAGAATTGTTGGCTCGAATAAAAAGTATTTTACGTAGAACAGCTACAAAAACTGTTTCAGCAAAGGAGAATATTCGAAAAATTGGAGATAACCTTAAGATTAATCTTGCTAAATATGAAGTGCGATCGGATGAAAAAATTCTTGATCTCACTTCTACTGAATTTAAGATATTGGAATTGCTTTCCGAGCGAAGAGGTTGGGTGTTTTCTCGTAATCAATTATTGAACCATCTTTGGGGAAATGATAAAATTGTAATTGATAGAACTATTGATGTTCATATTAGAAACTTACGAAAAAAGATGGGTGAGACTGGAAACCTGATCAAAAATATTCGAGGAATTGGCTATAAACTTATTTGACTTTGATAAAGAGTTTAGTCGTTGATTTTAGTGAAAAAAAACGACTAAAAAATGATAAAAGAGAAAGGAAAGCAAAAGAGAAAGGAAGAAGCTGAATTAGTGTCTATCCGTAAAGTGCTATTTTTCGACCTCACCCCGACCCTTCCGCCAGCTGGCGGAGAGAGGGAGATAAAAATCCCCCTTCTCTTTGAAGAGAAGGGGTTAGGGGATGAGTTGTAAAAAGGATGAAGAATATATTTTACTTGATATGCTACTTTACGGACAGACTCGAATTAGAGTTATATTTTTGAG includes:
- a CDS encoding response regulator transcription factor — translated: MNKLIYVVDDEPDILELLLINISKAGYEVSAFEDSVSFLDRLKTKLPDLIVLDIMLPEIDGFEVCRIIRNSELWKEIPIIMLTARDDVMDKVLGLEFGADDYMVKPFSPRELLARIKSILRRTATKTVSAKENIRKIGDNLKINLAKYEVRSDEKILDLTSTEFKILELLSERRGWVFSRNQLLNHLWGNDKIVIDRTIDVHIRNLRKKMGETGNLIKNIRGIGYKLI